The following is a genomic window from Onthophagus taurus isolate NC chromosome 1, IU_Otau_3.0, whole genome shotgun sequence.
CTTTTAATGAATCGCTTAAAGGCTGATGTAGTTTAGCGATAAGACGGTCATCGTTTTCTCGACCGAGTTTAAGcgctaaatattttttcttaatagtatttgttatgttaattatagCTTTATCCCTCTCACGTATGGAACGCTTAGTCATTTCATCGTTATGTGACATGCTTACTCTCACAAATACCAGATAACAATGCAATAATTTAGTCcgggtaaataaatttatccatTCCTATACGATACCTTCCATCCTTTACTTCaaaatctttcataataatcatAGGGTTATATTTATCATCATTCCAACACCGTTTACAAGCATCCTTGAAAACATCAAACTTCATGTCGGTGTTAACGTGTTCATCATAcacatgttttaaattaacctcatCTTGTTTGAATAGAATTAAGACGTTTGCATTGTCTCGTATTAGGTGTTTAGGTATCCGCGTATAGGTTTGCGTAAGGTAGAAcgaatcaatattattatgtCGTCCCATACAGAAAAATGATCGAATCTTATCCTGTTTATCACATGCTACATCgtcaaatatgaaaattgagtTTTGTTTAGCTTCAGACGGATCTATAACGGCATCATTATCGATGAATCTATAAAGTCCTATTTCGGGTAACTGTTTCATaatcatttctaaaaattcatatttcggTTGATGTAAGGATTTTgagtatatataaatattttcaaaatttaaaccatttttatcgaaaatgaGATTTAACATCAAGTTGGTTTTCCCACATCCGCTCGGACCGCATACTATTGCTCGTATACTGTTCGGTATGAGATCGCCATGCCTACGACTGGTTATCGGTTTCATCATTAACCGATCGAGATCGGTTAATGACATTGTGAGAGATGGGTGTTGCACTACACGcattatgaaactaaaatGAGTTTTAATCTTCATGTGCGGGTATATAAGGGATGTGAAAACGTAAACCGCATCAGTTGAGTATGCTGTTTACTCGAGATAGTACATCTGCGACGGCGGTGGGAAGCGGAATACTTAATACACTTATCAATAAACTACCCGTTGAGTTATACGTTCCAGGCTATCAATTTTGTGGACCAGGAACAAAATTGAAGAAACGTTTGGCGAGAGGTGATAAAGGAATAAATCCATTAGATCGGGCTTGTAGAGAACACGATATAGCGTACTcggaaaataattctttagaACAACGTCACATGGCCGATAGACGTTTGGAGGAAAACGCTTGGGAGAGAGTGAAAGCGAAAGATTCGACATTGGGGGAAAAAGCATCAGCTTGGTTAGTTACAAACGCTATGAAAGTGAAACGAAAATTGGGAATGGGTCATAAgggacaaaaaataattaaaagattaaaagataaaaaaaataaaccgatAGCATTTAAAAGCGTGTTGGTAAAGCAAATCGCTAAAGATTTACCCAAAACAACAGATAATTTACGGGAAGCGGCTAGATTAGCTTTGAAAAGTGCTCGTATAGCTGTTAAATCCGCGGgtggaaagaaaaaagttaaaattccgCGTACAATCCCGTTACCTATTACAAGTGGTGGTATACTACCGATATTACCAGCCATATTTGCCGGACTATCAGCTCTCGGAGCGTTATCAGGCAGCGCGGCTGGTGTGTATCGTGCGGTGAAGAGTGGTCAAGAGGCTAACGAGAAGTTAAAAGAAGCTGAACGACACAATAAGGCGATGGAAGCTATCGCGATTGGCGAAACCGGAAGTGGgctttatattaaaaagtataaaaaaggattgggtttatatttaagtaaaaagcaacaaaaaaacttgtaaCTAGGCTACCTAATAGACCTCTAACAAATCtcgatataataaaatacgctaaaacacttaaaattccaaattttcgCGGAGTGTATATGCGAAATGGATTGCCTAAAGAAGGTCCTAAATATTATGAGTCAGCTGTTGTAAATTTAGATGATCACCGAGGTAGCGGAACCCATTGGGTAgcctataaaaaaattggcaATAGGGTGTTATATTTCGACAGTTATGGAGATCTAAAACCACCTaaagaacttttaaaatactttaaaaaatatcaaattgaGTATAACcacgataattttcaaaaggaTAACCCGTATAACTGCGGtcaattatgtataaatttcCTACTTAACATAAGAAATAACTCATTTGAGTGAAAATGTCACAGACGTTCACACTGGTCAGTACAAAAAGCGAAATCTCCGAAGACTATTATCCGCCTATAGAATTAGACCCTAACTCGAGTTACTCGCTTGGTCTTATTGGATTCTATACGTATAACAGTATACCAAACATTGAACAAGGAGTAAACgataaattttactttaccGAAAAATTCCCCATTAATAAAAGCCGACAATCGACTATAGACGAGGGGGCATTACCACAGGAAATCAAAATTCCTACTGGTGCATATGAAATAACGGACATtgagaaatttttacaaaaacagatTTTACGTCGTATCGGATTGAATACGGTTGATGAtcctgaaaattttttttcacttaaggCTAACAATAACACCTTACAGTgtgaaataaaaagtgattATTTTGAGATAGATTTCTCTCAACCAAATACGATAGCTTCTATATTGGGGTTTTCCAATCGTAAACTAGATGTATCGATAAAGCATAAATCAGATCTTCCGGTAAATATAATACGTGTGACATCCGTTCGAGTGGAATGTAATATAATTTCCGGCTCGTAttacaataacaaattatcTCACACGCTATATGAATTCGCTCCAACTGTGGATCCTGGTTTCAGTATAAATATAGAGCCAAGGAACCCCATTTATTTGCCAGTGGACACCGATCGTCCGATATCGAACATTACACTAAGATTACTTGATCAGCGTGGTAAATTGGTAAACTTTCGTggagaagaaattgttattagaTTGGAATTAAAACGAACTTCATAATGGGGCTGTTGTTCCAATTAAAAGCCACCGAACCTCAACAGCGATCATCtatcaaaagaaaacattataACTCAGGTGGAAAGAGAACATCTAGATCAGTTAAAAGAGAGACTTCATTGCGAGCGGACAACAGACGTTTTCTCGAGCAGTTGGGTTATCATGTCCacacaaaagttaaatatatacCGCGAACCCATCGTGGATAATTCGATCGCTAGAGAAGAAGTGCATAGTTATCATCCATCcacaaattcttttcaaaacaATGATATATTCACCATTGAACTGAACCAAgaagatgttttattttcgttcTTCGAAAGTTATATACGTATTGAGGGggattacaaagaaaaattaaacgatcCAACTGATACCATCCAACTAACGCAcaacttaccaacatatcTATTTGAGTATATCGCATTTGAGCATAACGGTACTGAAATCGAACGGGTACGTGAACCTGGTTTAACATCATTGATTCGAACTCTACTTCAGCAAAACGAAGTGAAATGCAAATCTTTAGAAATAGCTGGTTTAAAATGGCCACCCGAAGGAAATTTGCCTACAGTTAGTGTGAACAAGGATTTCACGTTTCAAATCCCATTAAGTCATATTTTCGGATTATTTAGAGACTATAATCACGTTATGAGAGgtcgttttaaatttagatttgttAGAAGTCGTACAGACTCCAATTGTTATAAATCTACATCAAAAGCCGATTCTAGCACCGCAGAGTTTACTGTAAAAACGGTTACATTGTTGGCGAAACATGTGTACCCAAGCCCATCTATAAAGATGAAGCTGTTAgatggtttaaataaaaacgcaAACATTCCCGTACCGTTTCGGAAGTGGTCTTTTTATGAGCTGCCTTCAATGAGAAAGGGAAATAAAGAGATTTGGTCGGTCACGTCAACAACTAACAGAGGTAGACCTCAATACGTTATAGTTGCATTCCAAACCAATCGAAAGGATCAGCCGAATTCAGATTGTACACTTTTCGATCACTTGAACATTATAGATCTTAAAGTATATCTAAACTCATACTGCTATCCATTCGAGTCGATGAATTTGGAGTTTGCGAAAGAAAATTATGTTGAActatataaaatgtatacCGAATTTCAACCGTATATTTGGGAAACATCTCGAAAACAACCGATTATGGATTTCGCAAGCTTTAAAAAGAGACCTTTATTCGTGGTGGATACCACTAAGAATAACGATGAAGAAGCCGCTCCATCCGCATCATGTGAGGTGCGCATCGAAATTCAAAGCGGTAAAGATTTTCCGCCTGATACAAAAGCATACTGTATACTACTTCAAGAATCCATGTATACGTACAAGCCTTTGAGTGGGGAGGTATctgtaattataaattaaattacacatGAGGTCATATGTTAGTTTACAATATGAAGTTCAAAATCGCGGTTGTAGACGTTCAGGGGTTTTACATCAATTCTAAATTCGAAGTTAAAGAATTTACTCTTCTGGATATCACCACCGACTGCATAATACATTTACACTTGAAAGCTAGTGTACCATTCCAACAATTAAACGTTCGAGATCAACGATCAGTGAGATATTTGGAACGTAACCATCACAGGTTGTTATATAGTGATGGGTGGATAAATCAATTAGAAGGTTTAAATGTAATTGATACCTTAATTTCCTCCTACgatcaaatatttgttaagggAAATCAAAAGAAGCAGTTTTTGGAAACATGTAACAGCAAATCAATACTAACGGATATTGTGTTAGAATTTGCTGAAGAGGATgagactaaattaaattcaaccaCCAATCAATGTTGGTTCCACACCGGCTCTCCAGCAGTATGTTCACAAaacaatgtattaattttaaaaaaatttgtatgtaATCAAAATAATGTTACTTGTATTTaagttgtaaatataaataataatttaaaaaaattgattgtagttttattattcgttaaaaaattatatttattttaatttaaacaagttCAAACAAGTTTAAACAAGTTGAAACAAGTGTTGGTGAGGTTCAATGAACTTTACTTAACCTcggtgatttaataataaaaaccgcTTAATTCGCATTTTATATAGCAATAACACCTgttatttctagaaatttgtttttcaagaaatctgATATGTAATCTGATACCCTATTGTTCATACTTATGTTAACTaatagttttataaaatttacgtTTTACTTATGAAACGTAAAAAAATTTCCGACCGATGACCCTGATGTTCATATGTAtggatatatattttttaaaatgtaattgtataataaaagttatgtatacttaaaaattaaataataataaatgtatttcttaaacaCATCATTCTGTTGTTTGTATTTCACCCTCAATTCAATCCgcataaattcaattaaataagtaagttttatgtatttcatcattttttaatattaaattgaaaaggtTTCGATGGTTCAGTGGTTTATTgcttttaaagtatttatatatttcacCTTGCAGCTATCAGTTCAATTCGcgcaaaattcaattaaataagtCTGTATTATATATTTCGTTAATTTACACCACCACTGAGCCGCCGAAACCTTTTCCTTCTTTTacttaaatgtatttttcacGTACATAACTTTTGTTATTTAACACCTCTGCCGACGTGATACATCGAACTTTACTTAACCGTggtaatttaatgttaataaaaactgctgaatttacattttatacgACAATAACACctgttatttctaattttttctttgcaaTTGAACGTGTGAATTACATCATCCTTCTAGAAACTTCTATTGCCCATTTCCCCACTCCCCGTAATCTCTTTTTCAAGCATATAATTACGTgttcttaataatttattcagtGTGGCAGCTGTTTGCAAGCTAACAAGttacgttttattattattaatctacGAAACAGTTGTTCAAGGGACGAACCATGTCTCGTCTCAGTCAATTGGGTCAGTGTAATTTCCTACCGAAAAAGTCAATTTCTGAGCTTCAACCGGACACTCCATATCCAATTAAGTGCGCGAAACGTCTTAAAAAGTGTTCTTGGCCGTCCGTGGTACTTGAGTTGGAGGCTGGATTCATCATTTATTTACCAAGACGCATCGCTGAAGATATTACTGACGAGGAAATCATCGAACTCAGGAAAATGTGCATAATTTATAAGGGTGCAAAAGACATTGGTaaaactcaccctgtatatttattggATTTCATCAAGAAACCTGAAACGTAAAAAATTTCCTACCGATGACCCTGATCTGTTCATCTGTATGtatataaatttcttaaaccataattgtatcataaaatttgttttaaaaattaaataataaatgtattaacaTATAATTgctgtttatatttttctaccaaccaaattttttttccatgatgtatgtatataaatttcttaaaccataattgtatcataaaatttgttttaaaaattaaataataaatgtattaacatataattgttgtttatatttttctaccaaccaaatttttttccatgattttaaattttcgcacGCCATCTATCCTCCatcaggtaaatttaaattttaaaaatataacagagcCATCTATCACCCATCaggtaaatttaaactttaaaaatataacaacgCCATCTATCGTCCatcaggtaaatttaaattttaaaaatataacagcgccatctatcgcccatcaggtaaatttaaattttaaaaatataacagcgccatctatcacccatcaggtaaatttaaattttaaaaatataacagcgccatctatcaccCATCAGGTAAACAACTCCTTTTTTAGTTTCTCTACACACCACCAGATGGCGCCatatgaattttgaatttcaaatttcccACCAAATTTCCCGCGCTGTGACGTCACTTCCTGCGCATGCGCAGGGCGCAGAGGGCGCAGGGGGCGCAACTTCCGCTCCAGAATCGGCATTAATACACTacttgtgcccaaaacgtgatattatgacgttatacgccggtctgagccatgtttgaactttctatcacttttggttccgataattctgttgaccatatttgtgatattcaggcgccaaatatcatcttggagcatgttggagataaaaaacaaaatgtgcccaaaacgtgatattatgaagttatacgccgttctgggccatgtttgaactttctatcacttttggttccgaaaattctgttgaccatatttgtgatattcaggcgccaaatgtcatcttggagcatgttggagataaaaaacaaaatgtgcccaaaacgtgatattatgacgttatacgccgttctgagccatgtttgaactttctatcacttttggttccgataattctgttgatcagatttgtgatattcaggggccaaacgtcatcttggagcatgttggagataaaaaacaaaatgtgcccaaaacgtgatattatgacgttatacgccgttctgagccatgtttgaactttctatcacttttggttccgataattctcttgaccatatttgtgatattcaggggccaaatgtcaacttgggcatgttggagatacaaaacaaaatgtgcccaaaacgtgatattatgacgttatacgccgttctgagccatgtttcaactttctatcacttatggttccgataattctgtcgaccatatatgtgatgttcaggcgccaaatgacatcttggagcatgttggagataaaaaacaaaatgtgcccaaaatgtgatattatgacgttatacgccgttctgagccatgtttgaactttctatcacttttggttccgataattctgttgaccatatttgtgatatccaggcgccaaatgtcatcttggagcatgttggagataaaaaacaaaatgtgcccaaaacgtgatattatgacgttatacgccgttctgagccatgtttgaactttctatcacttttggttccgataattctgttgaccatatttgtgatgttcaggcgccaaatgtcatcttggagcatgttggagataaaaaaaaaaatgtgcccaaaacgtaatattatgacgttatacgccgttctgagccatgtttgaactttctatcacttttggttccgataattctgtcgccCATATATGTGacgttcaggcgccaaatgtaacattggagcatgttagagataaaaaccgaatgtgcccaaaacgtgatattatggcgttatacgccgttctgagccatgtttgaactttcgatcacttttggttccgataattctgttgaccatatttgtgatgttcaggcgccaaatgtcatcttggagcatgtaggagataaaaaacaaaatgtgcccaaaacgtgatattatgacgttatacgccgttctgagccatgtttgaactttctatcacttttggttccgataattctgttgaccatatttgtgatattcaggggccaaacgtcatcttggagcatgttggagataaaaaacaaaatgttcccaaaacgtgatattatggcgttatacgccgttctgagccatgtttgaactttctatcacttttggttccgataattctgttgaccatatttgtgatattcaggcgctaaatgacttcttggagcatgatggagataaaaaaaaaaatgtgcccaaaacgtgatattatgacgttatacgccgttctgagccatgtttgaactttctatcacttttggttccgataattctgtcgaccatatatgtgatgttcaggcgccaaatgacatgttggagcatgttgaagataaaaaacaaaatgtgcccaaaacgtgatattatgacgttatacgccgttttgagccatgtttgaactttctatcacatttggtttcgataattctgttgaccatatttgtgatattcaggggccaaacgtcatcttggagcatgttggagataaaaaacaaaatgtgctcaaaacgtaatattatgacgttatacgccgttctgagccaggtttgaactttctatcacttttggttccgataattctgttaaccatatttgtgatattcaggcgccaaatgacatcttggagcatgttggagataaaaaacaaaatgtgcccaaaacgtgatattatgacgttatacgccgttctgagccatgtttgaactttctatcacttttggttccgacaattctgttgaccatatttgtaatattcaggcgcaaaatgtcatcttggagcatgttggagataaaaaaccaaatgtgcccaaaacgtgatattatgacgttat
Proteins encoded in this region:
- the LOC139429533 gene encoding uncharacterized protein, with translation MSTQKLNIYREPIVDNSIAREEVHSYHPSTNSFQNNDIFTIELNQEDVLFSFFESYIRIEGDYKEKLNDPTDTIQLTHNLPTYLFEYIAFEHNGTEIERVREPGLTSLIRTLLQQNEVKCKSLEIAGLKWPPEGNLPTVSVNKDFTFQIPLSHIFGLFRDYNHVMRGRFKFRFVRSRTDSNCYKSTSKADSSTAEFTVKTVTLLAKHVYPSPSIKMKLLDGLNKNANIPVPFRKWSFYELPSMRKGNKEIWSVTSTTNRGRPQYVIVAFQTNRKDQPNSDCTLFDHLNIIDLKVYLNSYCYPFESMNLEFAKENYVELYKMYTEFQPYIWETSRKQPIMDFASFKKRPLFVVDTTKNNDEEAAPSASCEVRIEIQSGKDFPPDTKAYCILLQESMYTYKPLSGEVSVIIN